One region of Pseudomonas alvandae genomic DNA includes:
- a CDS encoding class I SAM-dependent rRNA methyltransferase, which produces MSSLNLALRAALEQRQALLDQLHRQGTDCYRLFHGSQEGAPGLTVDRYGPQLLVQSFHQSLERDELLQLHGIVNERLGLDSLLVYNDRSRGNSRIDRQDSVYQADEAALQDLIGHEWGLNYRVRGRHAGQDPLLFLDLRNARGWVKDHSRGKSVLNLFAYTCGVGLSAAAGGAREVCNLDFAEGNLAVGRENGLLNPELPTMEFIQSDYFPAIRQLAGLPISQRRGQKLPSYVRLEPRQYDLVLLDPPAWAKSAFGTVDLLRDYQSLLKPALLTTADDGVLICCNNLAKVSMDDWREQVLRCAQKIGRPVREWSVLAPGDDFPSQDRQPPLKTLILQF; this is translated from the coding sequence ATGTCTTCCTTGAATCTGGCGCTGCGCGCCGCCCTCGAACAGCGCCAGGCCCTGCTCGACCAACTGCACCGGCAAGGCACCGACTGCTATCGCCTGTTCCACGGCAGCCAGGAAGGCGCGCCCGGCCTGACCGTCGACCGCTACGGCCCGCAACTGCTGGTGCAGAGTTTTCATCAGTCGCTGGAGCGAGATGAGCTGCTGCAACTGCACGGCATCGTCAACGAACGCCTGGGCCTGGACAGCCTGCTGGTCTACAACGATCGCTCCCGGGGCAACTCTCGCATCGACCGCCAGGACAGCGTCTACCAGGCTGACGAGGCCGCCCTGCAAGACCTCATCGGGCATGAATGGGGCTTGAACTACCGCGTTCGCGGGCGTCATGCCGGCCAGGATCCGTTGCTGTTCCTCGACCTGCGCAACGCACGCGGCTGGGTCAAGGACCACAGCCGGGGCAAAAGCGTCCTGAACCTCTTTGCCTACACCTGCGGCGTAGGCCTCAGCGCAGCGGCTGGCGGAGCGCGGGAGGTCTGCAACCTGGATTTCGCCGAAGGCAACCTGGCGGTGGGACGCGAGAACGGCTTGCTCAACCCGGAGCTGCCGACGATGGAGTTCATACAGTCGGATTATTTCCCGGCGATTCGTCAACTGGCCGGCCTGCCCATCAGCCAGCGGCGCGGGCAGAAACTGCCCAGCTATGTTCGCCTGGAACCGCGCCAATATGACCTGGTGCTACTTGATCCGCCCGCCTGGGCCAAAAGCGCCTTTGGCACCGTCGATCTGTTGCGCGATTACCAGAGTTTGCTCAAGCCAGCGCTGCTCACCACCGCCGACGATGGCGTGCTGATCTGCTGCAACAACCTGGCGAAGGTATCCATGGACGACTGGCGCGAACAGGTGTTGCGGTGTGCGCAGAAGATCGGTCGGCCGGTACGCGAATGGAGCGTGCTGGCGCCCGGCGACGATTTTCCGTCACAGGATCGGCAGCCACCGCTCAAAACATTGATTCTCCAGTTCTGA
- a CDS encoding DUF748 domain-containing protein, with the protein MPKGLIRALGALLTALALYSLLGFLILPGIALRIANQQLAAHATVPAQIQRIELNPFSLEVTVWGLMVGEPGKEQVGFERLYANLQLDSIWSGALHLADIELDKPKTEVIFAKDGQLNLLGLFKLPPSEPTPADPEAKPFPLRVDRIKLASGYVHFQDLRPSEPIEFLYDTLDFELKNLSTLPDDSADMTLVAAGPAGGQIDWKGNFSLAPIASEGTLKVTDGQMKAWWPYVRDAVPLVLENGVLNLSTDYKLNLAKGTELLLNNTAISVAPFAIKAPDGRPLARLERLDVSETSLDLAKQQVIVGKVRSQKLETWAAREADGQLDWQKLFASQPAKPKAKVEPASAPAAADSPKPEPTAPSKPWQVLLKDVQLRNYQVHLADRQAQPAVALEVGPLNLDLQNYDTLNGSPFNLKLDTGLGKQGKILADGVVNLNPVTAKLNVKTQDIDLRVAQAYINPFIRLELRSGMLGSDLVVDLKNTAPLAFAVTGRAQVDQLHTLDTLKTRDFLKWQRLEVQGLNYQHGDSLSIDKVNLFQPYARFMINEDRTTSVDDLLIPQPADGPAKNTAAKPASKDKPLGIHIGGIAINDGSANFADFSLTPNFATAIQQLNGEIGTIDSRQAKPASVDVKGKVDRYAPVTIKGAVNPFDPMASLDIATSFKRVELTTLTPYSGKFAGYRIRKGRLNLDLHYRITKGQLQADNKVVVEQLQLGEKVDSPDAVSLPLKLAVALLKDSEGRITIELPVSGNLNDPQFSVMPIVWQTLRNLVVRAAQAPFKLIGGLVAGGGSEDLGSVAFAPGSSELSKENESVLLKLSEALGKRPELRLEIEGTAAESSDGPLLAGQRLEREYQYTYYKMLQRRGDKVPAKASLLQVPEDEKPPLLEGIYRTRLKTQPPAEWTQLDKKARIEKLREGVITFWSGSDLLLRELGQERASSIKDFLVDKGKLADDRVYFIDASLGQAEKDGTVITPMHLDAE; encoded by the coding sequence ATGCCCAAAGGATTGATTCGCGCTCTCGGCGCCCTGTTGACCGCATTGGCCCTCTACAGCCTGTTGGGCTTCCTGATATTGCCGGGCATTGCCCTGCGTATCGCCAACCAGCAACTGGCCGCCCACGCGACGGTGCCGGCCCAGATCCAGCGCATCGAACTCAATCCTTTCAGCCTTGAAGTGACTGTGTGGGGCTTGATGGTCGGCGAGCCGGGCAAGGAGCAGGTTGGCTTTGAACGCCTCTACGCGAACCTGCAGCTCGACAGCATTTGGTCCGGCGCCCTGCACCTGGCCGACATCGAGCTCGACAAGCCAAAGACCGAAGTGATATTCGCCAAGGACGGTCAGTTGAACCTGCTGGGACTGTTCAAACTGCCGCCCAGCGAGCCAACGCCAGCCGATCCCGAGGCCAAGCCATTTCCCTTGCGAGTGGACCGGATCAAACTCGCCAGCGGCTACGTTCACTTCCAGGACCTGCGGCCCAGCGAACCCATCGAGTTTCTCTACGACACCCTCGATTTCGAACTGAAGAACCTCAGCACCCTGCCCGACGACAGCGCAGACATGACCCTCGTTGCCGCGGGTCCCGCGGGCGGGCAGATCGACTGGAAGGGCAACTTCAGCCTGGCGCCGATTGCCTCCGAAGGGACGCTGAAAGTCACCGATGGCCAGATGAAAGCCTGGTGGCCCTATGTGCGTGACGCGGTGCCCCTGGTGTTGGAAAACGGCGTGCTGAACCTCAGCACCGACTACAAACTCAACCTCGCCAAGGGCACGGAACTGCTGCTCAACAACACGGCTATCAGTGTCGCCCCTTTCGCCATCAAGGCACCGGATGGTCGTCCCCTGGCCAGGCTTGAACGTCTCGACGTCAGCGAAACTTCCCTGGACCTGGCGAAGCAGCAGGTCATCGTCGGCAAGGTTCGTAGCCAGAAACTCGAAACCTGGGCCGCGCGGGAAGCGGACGGACAATTGGACTGGCAGAAGCTCTTCGCCAGCCAGCCAGCCAAGCCAAAGGCCAAGGTCGAACCGGCGTCCGCACCGGCAGCCGCCGACTCGCCCAAGCCTGAGCCGACAGCACCGAGCAAGCCGTGGCAGGTGCTGTTGAAAGATGTGCAACTGCGTAATTACCAAGTGCACCTGGCCGACCGCCAGGCACAGCCGGCCGTCGCGTTGGAGGTCGGCCCACTTAACCTGGACCTGCAGAACTACGACACCCTCAATGGCTCGCCTTTCAATCTCAAGCTGGATACCGGGCTGGGCAAGCAGGGCAAGATCCTCGCCGATGGCGTGGTCAACCTGAACCCCGTCACTGCGAAGCTCAACGTCAAGACGCAAGACATTGACCTGCGAGTCGCCCAAGCCTACATCAATCCGTTCATTCGCCTGGAGCTGCGCTCCGGGATGCTCGGCAGTGATCTGGTGGTGGACCTCAAGAACACCGCCCCCCTGGCATTCGCGGTCACCGGCCGTGCCCAGGTCGATCAGTTGCACACCCTCGACACCCTCAAGACCCGTGACTTTCTCAAATGGCAGCGCCTGGAAGTCCAGGGCCTCAATTACCAGCATGGCGACAGCCTGTCGATCGACAAGGTCAACCTGTTCCAGCCCTATGCGCGCTTCATGATCAACGAAGATCGCACCACCAGCGTCGACGATCTGTTGATTCCACAACCGGCCGATGGACCCGCGAAGAATACGGCGGCCAAACCGGCCTCGAAGGACAAGCCGCTGGGTATTCATATTGGTGGCATCGCCATCAACGATGGCTCGGCCAACTTCGCCGACTTCAGCCTGACGCCAAACTTCGCCACGGCCATCCAGCAACTCAACGGTGAAATCGGCACCATCGACAGCCGCCAGGCCAAGCCGGCCAGCGTGGATGTGAAGGGCAAGGTCGATCGCTATGCACCCGTCACTATCAAGGGCGCGGTCAATCCCTTCGACCCGATGGCGAGCCTCGACATCGCCACCAGTTTCAAACGGGTCGAGCTGACCACCCTGACGCCCTATTCCGGCAAGTTCGCCGGCTACCGCATCCGCAAGGGCCGGCTCAATCTCGACCTGCATTACCGGATCACCAAGGGCCAGCTCCAGGCCGACAACAAAGTCGTGGTCGAGCAGTTGCAACTGGGTGAAAAGGTCGACAGTCCAGACGCCGTCAGCCTGCCGCTCAAGCTGGCCGTCGCCTTGCTCAAGGACTCCGAGGGCAGGATTACCATCGAACTGCCGGTCTCCGGCAACCTCAACGACCCGCAGTTCAGCGTGATGCCGATTGTCTGGCAGACCCTGCGCAACCTGGTGGTCCGCGCAGCCCAGGCGCCGTTCAAGCTCATCGGCGGGCTGGTCGCCGGCGGTGGCTCGGAAGACCTGGGGAGCGTGGCATTCGCACCGGGGTCCAGCGAATTGAGCAAGGAAAACGAAAGCGTGCTGCTCAAGCTGTCCGAAGCCTTGGGCAAGCGTCCCGAACTGCGCCTGGAAATCGAAGGCACCGCCGCCGAAAGCAGCGACGGTCCGCTGCTCGCCGGCCAGCGCCTGGAACGCGAATACCAATACACCTATTACAAGATGCTGCAGCGCCGGGGCGACAAAGTCCCGGCCAAGGCTTCGTTGCTGCAAGTACCGGAAGATGAAAAACCTCCCCTGCTGGAAGGAATCTACCGCACTCGCCTGAAAACCCAGCCACCGGCTGAATGGACGCAGTTGGACAAGAAGGCCCGCATCGAGAAACTCCGGGAAGGGGTCATCACGTTCTGGAGCGGCAGCGACCTGCTGTTGCGTGAACTGGGCCAGGAGCGCGCCAGCAGCATCAAGGATTTCCTGGTGGACAAAGGCAAGCTGGCCGATGACCGGGTGTACTTCATCGACGCGAGCCTGGGCCAGGCCGAAAAAGACGGTACCGTCATCACCCCAATGCATTTGGATGCGGAATGA
- a CDS encoding DUF2845 domain-containing protein produces the protein MKSLYGLSLSLLLLAAGQASAADTLRCGSQLISVGDRSSEVLQKCGQPAARDDLGYKRSVNRREEYPVEEWTYGPNSGMYQYLRFEGNRLVQITSKRGR, from the coding sequence ATGAAGTCTCTGTACGGACTCAGCCTGAGCCTGCTGCTACTCGCAGCCGGCCAGGCCTCGGCCGCCGATACATTGCGTTGCGGCAGCCAGTTGATCAGCGTCGGGGATCGTTCGAGCGAGGTGCTGCAAAAATGTGGTCAGCCTGCGGCGCGTGATGACCTGGGCTACAAACGCAGCGTCAACCGCCGGGAAGAATATCCGGTGGAGGAATGGACCTACGGGCCCAACAGCGGGATGTACCAGTATTTGCGCTTCGAGGGGAACCGGCTGGTGCAGATCACCAGCAAGCGTGGGCGGTGA
- a CDS encoding BON domain-containing protein — MKKFAITAAAATALTLTMASAFAETTQATQAPMMLAAGEVTEAKEDVSDTWITTKVKADLVTEKGIPGSDIKVETNKGVVSLSSTTVLSDAQKDTAVAITKKIKGVKAVSADGLKSE, encoded by the coding sequence ATGAAGAAGTTCGCTATCACTGCCGCTGCTGCCACTGCACTGACCCTGACCATGGCTAGCGCTTTCGCCGAGACCACTCAAGCAACTCAGGCCCCGATGATGCTGGCTGCGGGCGAAGTGACAGAGGCTAAGGAAGACGTTTCCGATACCTGGATCACCACCAAGGTCAAAGCCGACCTGGTCACCGAGAAAGGCATTCCAGGCTCCGACATCAAGGTTGAAACCAACAAGGGCGTTGTGTCCCTGTCTTCGACCACTGTCTTGAGCGATGCGCAGAAAGACACCGCCGTCGCGATCACCAAGAAAATCAAAGGCGTCAAAGCCGTATCGGCTGATGGCCTGAAATCCGAGTAA
- a CDS encoding pilin, whose product MNKQKGFTLIELLIVVAIIGILATFALPQYSKYQARAKVTVGLAEASSLKVPVEDLLNKGTTPTAANTGVPASSNNCTMAVSGDAAAGTATVTCTIKEAPSSIVGKTITLSRAGTGAWTCASNVAEEFLPAGGCTVAAAP is encoded by the coding sequence ATGAACAAGCAAAAGGGTTTTACGCTGATCGAGCTGCTGATCGTGGTGGCGATCATTGGGATCCTGGCGACGTTTGCGTTGCCGCAGTATTCGAAGTATCAGGCGCGGGCGAAGGTGACGGTCGGGTTGGCGGAGGCTTCTTCGTTGAAGGTGCCGGTTGAAGACCTTCTGAATAAAGGTACGACGCCAACCGCTGCCAACACGGGCGTACCGGCATCAAGCAATAATTGCACAATGGCTGTCTCAGGTGATGCTGCTGCCGGGACCGCCACCGTCACTTGCACCATCAAGGAAGCGCCTTCTTCCATTGTTGGTAAAACGATCACTCTCAGTCGTGCCGGAACGGGCGCCTGGACCTGTGCTTCTAATGTTGCTGAAGAGTTCTTGCCAGCGGGCGGCTGCACCGTAGCGGCTGCACCGTAA